The following are encoded in a window of Pseudalgibacter alginicilyticus genomic DNA:
- a CDS encoding radical SAM protein, translating to MNKATIPTDVSIITTYRCNMECKMCDIWRNPTNKKHEITPEDLEKLPNFKFTNITGGEPFMRRDLEDIIEVMYRKSERVVISTAGWHTEKILKMAKRFPKIGVRVSLEGMEEINNDLRGRDTGFQRGLKTLMGLKEMGVKDIGFGMTVSNKNSHDLINLYELSKQIDMEFATATFHNSFYFHKDDNFVTNKDEVIKNFEELIDRLLKDNNPKSWYRAYFNLGLINYIKGQKRMLPCEAGSVNFFIEPYGDVYPCNGLEKKYWKESMGNIRDFETFDELWFSEQADKVRGLVKTCPKNCWMVGTAAPVMKKYIKHPTKWVVKNKIKSLIGKPVCKEHIPYADVGQDPLQGDLRETKTVN from the coding sequence ATGAATAAAGCAACAATACCTACTGATGTTTCAATTATTACAACTTATAGGTGTAATATGGAGTGTAAAATGTGTGATATCTGGAGAAATCCAACTAATAAAAAACATGAGATAACACCAGAGGATTTAGAAAAACTGCCAAATTTTAAATTCACCAACATAACAGGCGGTGAACCTTTTATGCGTAGAGATCTTGAGGACATTATAGAGGTAATGTACAGAAAAAGTGAGCGTGTTGTTATTTCAACTGCTGGTTGGCATACTGAAAAAATCCTTAAAATGGCTAAACGTTTTCCTAAAATTGGAGTGCGTGTTAGTTTAGAAGGTATGGAAGAAATCAATAATGATTTAAGAGGACGAGATACTGGATTCCAAAGAGGTTTAAAAACACTAATGGGGCTAAAAGAAATGGGGGTTAAAGATATTGGATTTGGTATGACCGTATCTAACAAAAATTCTCATGATTTAATAAATCTTTATGAATTAAGTAAACAAATTGATATGGAATTTGCAACCGCAACTTTTCATAATTCTTTCTACTTTCATAAAGACGATAATTTTGTAACGAATAAAGATGAAGTTATTAAAAACTTTGAAGAATTAATAGATCGCCTACTTAAAGACAATAACCCTAAAAGTTGGTACCGTGCTTACTTTAATTTAGGTTTAATTAATTACATCAAAGGACAGAAAAGAATGTTGCCTTGTGAAGCAGGCTCTGTTAACTTCTTTATAGAACCTTATGGTGATGTTTACCCTTGTAATGGTCTTGAAAAAAAATACTGGAAAGAAAGCATGGGTAATATTCGTGATTTTGAAACTTTTGACGAACTATGGTTTAGTGAGCAAGCAGATAAGGTAAGAGGCTTAGTTAAAACCTGCCCAAAAAACTGTTGGATGGTAGGTACTGCTGCTCCAGTAATGAAAAAATACATTAAACACCCAACCAAATGGGTTGTAAAAAATAAAATAAAAAGTTTAATAGGAAAACCTGTTTGTAAAGAGCACATTCCTTATGCTGATGTTGGTCAAGACCCTTTACAAGGAGATCTTAGGGAAACTAAAACCGTAAATTAG
- a CDS encoding oligosaccharide flippase family protein — protein MKNKSLIIPFVEVLSKAISFLNILLFIRILNIEDYADYSYLVAIVLWSSVVMDGGINTLIYNKSLKNDTNEINTLFTSRLFLSLVVITIVGFFFLYKSPLLAVSALIFSFVTYFSSTSALVKMLSRGLGFIKVDVLSILSEPLIRFFFLLIIYFTRFIFQYKLWHVLLIYLIAGVIAFYINKLYLNSVFSLNFYFNGIKSIYSNIVKSLKQSKYYLFYYLMLVGIGRVDVIFLESYSNKVQLALFSSALNLYQVAQLFFISIITSQFIKLYNSKKLIIKFLVPLLIVSILFTNIASPIIYKYLFPLDYINGQFVLNILIIAILPSIINYYYIVENNYVDRVKLNFGILLIAFVVKILIYLTLKPIDLLTYSYVFVFAECAVFLMFIIKKKYENITDK, from the coding sequence ATGAAGAATAAATCGTTAATTATTCCTTTTGTAGAAGTATTATCAAAAGCAATTTCTTTTTTAAATATTTTACTTTTTATAAGAATTTTAAATATTGAAGATTATGCCGACTATTCATATTTGGTAGCGATTGTTCTTTGGTCTTCTGTAGTTATGGACGGAGGGATTAATACTCTAATTTACAACAAAAGCTTAAAAAACGATACTAATGAAATCAATACATTATTTACAAGTCGCTTGTTTTTATCATTAGTTGTAATTACTATAGTGGGCTTCTTTTTTTTGTATAAAAGTCCGTTACTTGCCGTTTCGGCTTTAATATTTTCGTTTGTAACTTATTTTTCTTCAACTTCTGCATTAGTCAAAATGTTATCTCGTGGTTTAGGCTTTATTAAGGTAGATGTTTTAAGTATTTTGAGTGAGCCTCTTATTCGTTTTTTTTTCTTGTTAATTATTTATTTTACAAGATTTATTTTTCAATATAAGCTTTGGCATGTATTGTTAATTTATTTAATAGCTGGTGTAATAGCTTTTTATATAAATAAATTATATTTAAATTCTGTTTTCTCTTTAAATTTTTATTTTAATGGTATTAAATCCATTTATAGTAATATTGTAAAATCATTAAAACAATCTAAATATTATTTGTTTTATTATTTAATGCTTGTTGGAATTGGGCGTGTAGATGTCATATTTTTAGAAAGCTATTCCAATAAAGTTCAGTTGGCTCTATTTTCATCAGCTTTAAATTTATATCAAGTAGCACAATTGTTTTTTATTTCAATAATAACTTCTCAATTTATTAAACTTTATAACAGTAAAAAGCTTATTATAAAGTTTTTAGTTCCTTTATTAATTGTTTCTATTTTATTTACAAATATAGCATCTCCCATTATCTACAAATATTTATTTCCTTTAGATTATATTAACGGGCAATTTGTTTTGAACATATTAATTATAGCTATATTACCTTCAATTATTAATTACTATTATATTGTTGAGAATAATTATGTTGATAGAGTTAAGCTTAATTTTGGTATTCTTTTAATAGCCTTTGTGGTAAAGATTCTGATATATCTAACATTAAAACCAATAGACTTATTAACATATAGCTATGTGTTTGTCTTTGCAGAATGTGCTGTATTTTTAATGTTTATTATAAAAAAAAAATATGAAAATATTACAGATAAATAA
- a CDS encoding O-antigen ligase family protein: MLNKLNINYSCNQIVVALLFAYIGMVYFSMAIPNILLGLLVVVFIYGFFSHKIKLNFSKENWVLFGLIIVPFILTVLSTLYSDNYIKGLKYVWLRAPILVISFVIVFMQTTLKNIKQGLTLFVVFTILASLKTAYNAFRYLNEDVLFITDFTFFITVIQHPYFGVFVLISLISILEFNLINNKLLKIAVLVLLTLSIALTTSRIVYMLFIIITSIYIYKYLSKEKALLLIVLLSISTVSLIVSNDSISAKFKAIYQYENSPRLKLWNNAYKIFSSSKSKLFGIGIGDYYENNRDVYFFRETENGIYGYNPHSQIVEFSLTNGIFGGAIILLTMLLGFKEVLKQNRFSIFVFCIIISFSLSETIFNRQFGVQLYAIFMPLIFKVNFKKKR, from the coding sequence ATGTTAAATAAACTAAACATAAATTATAGTTGTAACCAAATTGTTGTTGCACTTTTATTTGCATACATAGGGATGGTCTATTTTTCTATGGCAATTCCTAATATATTATTAGGTTTATTGGTTGTTGTTTTTATTTATGGATTTTTCAGTCATAAAATAAAACTAAATTTTAGTAAAGAAAACTGGGTTTTATTTGGATTAATAATTGTACCATTTATACTAACTGTTTTATCTACATTGTATTCAGATAATTATATTAAAGGGTTGAAGTATGTCTGGTTAAGAGCTCCAATTTTAGTTATATCATTTGTTATCGTTTTCATGCAAACTACTTTAAAAAACATAAAACAAGGGTTAACTCTCTTCGTTGTTTTTACTATTTTAGCATCTCTAAAAACGGCTTATAATGCATTTAGATACCTAAATGAAGATGTGTTGTTTATTACAGATTTTACTTTTTTCATTACCGTAATTCAGCATCCATATTTTGGCGTGTTTGTTTTAATTTCCTTGATTTCCATTTTAGAATTTAATTTAATTAATAATAAACTTTTAAAAATAGCTGTCTTAGTTTTATTAACGCTTTCTATTGCTCTTACAACATCTCGTATCGTATATATGTTGTTTATTATTATAACTTCAATTTATATTTACAAATATTTATCAAAAGAAAAAGCATTGCTCCTTATTGTTTTACTAAGCATATCAACAGTAAGCTTAATAGTTTCAAACGATAGTATCTCTGCAAAATTTAAAGCAATCTATCAATATGAAAATTCTCCAAGGTTAAAACTTTGGAATAATGCGTATAAAATTTTTTCTTCTTCCAAAAGTAAACTCTTTGGTATAGGAATAGGCGATTATTACGAAAACAATCGTGATGTTTATTTTTTTAGAGAAACAGAAAATGGAATTTATGGATATAACCCACACAGTCAGATAGTTGAATTTAGTTTGACGAATGGTATATTTGGGGGAGCAATTATTTTATTAACTATGCTTTTAGGATTTAAGGAAGTTTTGAAACAAAACAGGTTCTCAATTTTTGTGTTTTGTATTATAATATCATTTTCTTTATCTGAGACCATTTTCAATAGGCAATTTGGAGTACAATTATATGCTATTTTTATGCCTTTAATATTCAAGGTAAATTTTAAAAAGAAGAGATGA
- a CDS encoding glycosyltransferase family 4 protein has product MKILQINKYLKVVGGAETYMFQLSQALQDQGIEVKFWGMEDSDNIIQDFPGLQATNINYANQSVKSKISTTLDTVYSKKNKKKMAMVLDLYKPDIVHLHNYNFQLTPSILIEIKKRGIKVVQTIHDSQMVCPYHRLYNFQRNEVCTKCVTGSFVNCIKDRCFDGSLLKSTLGAAESFFYHSQGYYDKYIDTFISPSNFLAGMIRQKISKEIEIIPNFTKSQPKDLSNSTFENYYLYYGRISDEKGVLELIEIFKKTQLKLLIIGKGPTEEQVKSKVKNISNIHYKGAKYDKDLFDIVKKAKYVVQSSKWFENCPMTIIESFSLGVPVIGSNHSGFKDLIDDGKTGFLINFNNKLNAVSRLLEIDKISVLELKENVNNYYTHNLSEEVHLKKISLIYNSLLQK; this is encoded by the coding sequence ATGAAAATATTACAGATAAATAAATATCTTAAAGTTGTTGGGGGTGCAGAAACCTATATGTTTCAATTATCTCAAGCTTTACAAGATCAGGGAATTGAAGTTAAGTTTTGGGGGATGGAAGACAGTGATAACATTATTCAAGATTTTCCTGGGTTACAAGCTACAAACATCAATTATGCCAATCAAAGTGTCAAAAGTAAAATAAGCACTACTTTAGATACGGTATACTCAAAAAAAAATAAAAAAAAAATGGCTATGGTTTTAGATCTTTATAAACCAGATATTGTTCATTTACATAATTATAATTTCCAATTAACACCTAGTATTTTAATTGAAATAAAGAAAAGGGGAATTAAAGTAGTTCAAACAATTCATGATAGCCAAATGGTATGTCCTTACCATAGGCTTTATAATTTCCAACGTAACGAAGTGTGTACAAAGTGCGTTACTGGTAGTTTTGTTAATTGTATTAAAGATCGTTGTTTTGACGGTTCTCTTTTAAAAAGCACATTGGGTGCTGCAGAAAGTTTTTTTTATCATTCACAAGGATATTATGATAAATATATAGATACTTTTATTAGTCCCAGCAATTTTTTAGCAGGTATGATTAGGCAAAAAATCAGCAAAGAAATTGAAATTATCCCCAATTTCACCAAGTCACAACCTAAAGACCTTTCAAATAGCACTTTTGAAAATTATTATTTATACTACGGAAGGATTTCAGATGAAAAAGGTGTATTGGAATTGATTGAAATTTTCAAGAAAACACAGCTAAAGCTGCTAATAATTGGAAAAGGGCCAACGGAAGAGCAAGTAAAAAGTAAAGTTAAAAATATTTCAAATATTCATTATAAAGGAGCTAAGTACGACAAAGATCTTTTTGATATTGTAAAAAAAGCAAAATACGTTGTTCAATCATCAAAATGGTTTGAAAATTGCCCTATGACTATCATTGAGTCGTTTTCCTTAGGGGTGCCTGTTATTGGTTCTAACCATAGCGGGTTTAAAGATTTAATTGATGATGGTAAAACAGGGTTTTTAATAAATTTTAATAACAAATTAAATGCAGTATCCCGTTTATTAGAAATAGATAAGATTAGTGTATTAGAATTAAAAGAAAATGTAAACAATTATTATACACATAATTTATCAGAGGAAGTGCACCTTAAAAAAATAAGTTTGATATATAATAGTTTACTTCAAAAATAG
- a CDS encoding acetylxylan esterase, giving the protein MKLYQAFLLSILTVIVVSCKPNEDSKPPDFDDYWIQAVNQLNESPINEEIIKDSIVNDKEWTLYKINSYNNVYIYAWVSKPLSQGKFPIKIRFSGMSKSRTLSDGIPNTWFLKEGNIINMLVDIRGQGLSSKQLNVTNYLTEGLSSKDTYIFKGAYLDAIRTVDFISTNSKSDGNIIVTGGGQGGSLSMVAAALNPKVTMCVIGFPFFSDIDRYDKKQWPMSVFMYYCKKSETDYFELIDRLSYFDMLYFAEKIKVPIFVRANERDNITPIEGVKKFFSLIKSNEKEMYVEPCEGHGCSSNSKKANELEHLFIQANMLSS; this is encoded by the coding sequence ATGAAACTTTATCAGGCTTTTTTATTAAGTATATTAACTGTTATTGTGGTTTCATGCAAACCCAATGAAGATAGTAAGCCTCCTGATTTTGATGATTATTGGATACAGGCAGTTAATCAATTGAATGAATCACCTATTAATGAAGAAATAATAAAAGATAGTATAGTTAATGATAAGGAATGGACATTATATAAAATAAATTCCTATAATAATGTATATATCTATGCATGGGTTTCTAAACCACTTAGTCAAGGTAAATTCCCCATTAAAATAAGGTTCTCTGGAATGAGTAAAAGCAGAACATTATCTGATGGTATACCTAACACATGGTTTTTAAAAGAAGGTAATATAATAAACATGTTGGTAGATATAAGGGGGCAAGGATTAAGTTCAAAGCAACTTAATGTTACAAACTATCTTACTGAAGGATTATCAAGTAAAGATACCTACATATTTAAAGGTGCTTATTTAGATGCAATTAGAACAGTTGACTTTATTTCTACAAACTCAAAGTCTGATGGGAATATAATTGTTACAGGTGGAGGTCAAGGAGGTTCGTTATCAATGGTTGCAGCTGCTCTTAATCCTAAAGTAACAATGTGTGTTATAGGTTTTCCTTTTTTTAGCGATATTGACAGATATGATAAAAAGCAATGGCCTATGAGTGTTTTTATGTACTATTGTAAAAAAAGTGAAACAGATTATTTTGAATTAATAGATAGATTATCCTATTTTGATATGTTGTATTTTGCAGAAAAAATCAAGGTTCCTATTTTTGTTAGAGCAAACGAAAGAGATAATATTACGCCAATTGAAGGGGTGAAAAAATTTTTTAGTTTAATAAAAAGTAATGAGAAAGAAATGTATGTTGAGCCCTGTGAAGGACATGGTTGTTCTTCCAACTCAAAAAAAGCGAATGAATTAGAACATTTATTTATACAAGCAAATATGTTATCTAGTTAA
- a CDS encoding undecaprenyl-phosphate glucose phosphotransferase, producing the protein MDYKQGRYSNLIKPISYILDLAIINFAVFLFQINLTNHYLFMAYISFLWLIIAVRNKFYEINRSTKVIPIIALLIRQIVLFLLVLYAFIGIFKQPNISRLALANYLVIVFILVTFVKFLTYFLLNKYRSVLGGNNRNVIVIGNTDKTNQLINIFNHKLNFGYKFKKQFCINKEEFSLEKCFNYITENSIDEIYASVSELSNKQINRLIDFADNNLRELKFIPDNKDIYAKKLKYEYYDYIPILSLRSISLQDSVNKFIKRLFDILFSAFIIIFVLSWLTPILAILIKLESKGPVFFKQSRNGFNYEEFDCFKFRSMTPNEEAHLYQVTKGDLRVTKVGAFIRKTSIDELPQFFNVLFGEMSVVGPRPHMVSHTNMYAQRIDKFMVRHFVKPGITGLAQVSGFRGEVETDKDIINRVKYDIFYIENWSLLLDIKIIVQTFINIFKGEKKAY; encoded by the coding sequence TTGGACTATAAACAAGGAAGATATTCAAATTTAATCAAGCCTATTTCTTATATATTAGATTTAGCTATAATTAATTTTGCTGTTTTTTTATTTCAAATAAACTTAACAAATCATTACTTGTTTATGGCTTATATTTCCTTTTTATGGCTTATAATAGCTGTAAGAAATAAGTTTTATGAAATAAACAGGAGCACTAAGGTTATCCCTATAATTGCACTATTAATAAGGCAAATCGTTCTTTTTTTATTAGTATTATATGCTTTTATTGGCATTTTTAAACAACCTAATATAAGTAGGTTAGCACTTGCAAATTATTTAGTAATTGTATTTATCTTAGTAACTTTTGTTAAGTTTTTAACTTATTTTCTATTGAATAAATACAGGTCAGTATTAGGAGGTAATAATAGAAATGTTATAGTTATTGGCAATACAGATAAAACAAATCAACTCATAAACATCTTTAATCATAAACTCAATTTTGGCTATAAATTTAAAAAGCAATTTTGTATTAATAAAGAAGAATTTTCATTAGAAAAATGTTTTAATTATATTACAGAAAATAGTATTGATGAAATTTATGCTTCTGTTTCTGAACTATCAAATAAACAAATTAATAGATTAATAGATTTTGCTGATAATAATTTAAGAGAGTTAAAGTTTATTCCTGATAATAAGGATATTTATGCTAAAAAACTTAAATACGAGTATTATGATTATATTCCTATTTTATCATTACGCTCAATATCATTACAAGATTCTGTCAATAAATTTATAAAGAGATTGTTTGATATTTTATTTTCAGCTTTTATCATCATTTTTGTTCTTTCATGGTTGACACCCATATTGGCCATTTTAATAAAATTAGAATCTAAAGGCCCTGTGTTCTTTAAACAATCTCGAAATGGGTTTAACTATGAAGAATTTGATTGTTTTAAATTCAGATCCATGACACCTAATGAAGAAGCTCATTTGTATCAAGTAACTAAAGGAGATTTAAGAGTTACCAAAGTTGGAGCTTTTATTCGTAAAACAAGCATTGATGAGCTCCCGCAGTTTTTTAATGTGTTGTTTGGGGAAATGTCTGTAGTTGGACCAAGACCACATATGGTTAGCCATACTAACATGTATGCACAGCGAATAGATAAATTTATGGTGCGCCATTTTGTTAAACCAGGTATTACAGGCTTAGCACAAGTAAGTGGGTTTAGGGGAGAAGTAGAAACAGATAAGGATATTATTAACCGTGTAAAGTATGACATTTTCTATATAGAAAATTGGTCGTTACTTTTAGATATAAAAATTATTGTGCAAACGTTTATAAATATTTTTAAAGGAGAAAAAAAGGCCTATTAA
- a CDS encoding acyltransferase → MAAYKIIEFFLSKVKKEKHVISYPFSFRELFTILKSKGFSAIRGVFLIKPFLKRSKGVIFAEKGVKIQFGHKIKVGSGMNLMEHSLINALSYNGVEIGDNFTLGKHAIIECTGVLRNVGSSLKIGNNVGINHYCFIGVRGDIEIGNDVIFGPRVNIFSENHNFDKLDIPIKHQGVTKDKTIIGNDVWIGANVSIMSGVKIGDGCVIAAGAVVTKDLPKHSIAGGVPAKIIKNRKN, encoded by the coding sequence ATGGCAGCATATAAAATCATTGAGTTTTTCCTTTCTAAGGTAAAAAAAGAAAAACATGTAATATCATACCCTTTTTCATTCAGAGAACTTTTTACTATATTAAAATCCAAAGGTTTTTCTGCAATTAGAGGTGTATTTTTAATAAAACCTTTCTTAAAGAGGTCTAAAGGGGTTATTTTTGCTGAAAAAGGTGTAAAAATTCAATTTGGTCATAAAATAAAAGTTGGAAGTGGTATGAATTTAATGGAACATTCTTTAATTAACGCCTTGAGTTATAACGGTGTTGAAATAGGAGATAATTTCACTTTAGGAAAACACGCAATTATCGAGTGCACCGGCGTTTTAAGAAACGTAGGATCTTCTCTTAAAATTGGTAATAATGTAGGGATTAATCATTACTGTTTTATAGGAGTTCGTGGAGATATTGAAATTGGGAATGATGTAATATTTGGACCTAGAGTAAATATATTTTCAGAGAATCATAATTTTGACAAATTAGATATTCCAATAAAACACCAAGGAGTAACAAAAGATAAAACAATTATTGGAAATGATGTTTGGATTGGAGCAAATGTATCCATAATGTCAGGTGTGAAAATTGGAGATGGTTGTGTTATTGCGGCTGGAGCTGTAGTTACTAAAGATTTACCTAAACATTCTATAGCTGGGGGTGTCCCTGCTAAAATAATTAAAAATCGGAAAAACTAA
- a CDS encoding glycosyltransferase family 4 protein, whose product MKIIVLGTRGIPGILGGVETHCEELYPRIAKLEHDVTVITRTPYVKDKTLKSYKGVKLKHIFAPKQKSIEAIIHTFLGVIYAGFKRPDVLHIHAIGPMTMTPLARLLGLKVVVTNHGPDYDRQKWGKLAKSILQLGEYLGTKTAQKVIVISEVIRTILSTKYNRQDSILIYNGVNLPEISCNTDYITSLNLKKDNYIITVGRFVEEKGFSDLIKAYSNITTSYKLVLVGDADHETAYSKGLKKEAVDAGVILTGFIKGEQLRQIFSHARLFVMPSYHEGLPIALLEAMSYNLDVLVSDIPANLEIGLGNNHYFQVGDITALSTALFGALKNTNATINNSKLMHEKYNWNLIAKETIEVYKSIKT is encoded by the coding sequence ATGAAAATTATTGTTTTAGGTACACGAGGTATTCCTGGTATCTTAGGTGGTGTTGAAACTCACTGTGAAGAATTATACCCTAGAATTGCTAAACTCGAGCATGATGTGACTGTTATAACCCGTACGCCTTATGTAAAAGATAAAACACTAAAATCCTATAAGGGTGTAAAACTAAAACATATATTTGCGCCCAAACAAAAAAGTATTGAAGCTATTATCCATACCTTTTTAGGTGTTATTTACGCTGGTTTTAAACGACCTGATGTATTACATATACATGCGATTGGCCCAATGACTATGACGCCACTAGCAAGGCTATTAGGCTTAAAAGTTGTGGTTACCAACCATGGTCCGGATTATGACCGTCAAAAATGGGGTAAACTTGCAAAATCTATTTTACAGCTTGGTGAATATTTAGGCACTAAAACAGCGCAAAAAGTAATTGTTATATCTGAAGTTATTCGAACTATTCTTAGTACAAAATATAATAGACAAGATTCTATTTTAATATACAATGGCGTTAATTTACCAGAAATATCTTGTAACACCGACTATATTACAAGTTTAAACCTAAAAAAGGACAACTATATTATAACCGTTGGCCGATTTGTTGAAGAAAAAGGATTTTCTGACCTAATAAAAGCTTACTCAAACATTACTACGTCATATAAATTAGTACTTGTTGGTGATGCAGATCATGAAACAGCTTATAGTAAAGGCTTAAAGAAAGAAGCTGTTGATGCAGGAGTAATACTTACTGGATTTATTAAAGGAGAACAACTGCGACAAATTTTCTCGCATGCTAGATTATTTGTAATGCCTTCTTATCATGAAGGTTTACCTATTGCACTTTTAGAAGCTATGAGTTATAATCTTGATGTATTGGTAAGTGATATTCCAGCAAACTTAGAGATTGGTTTAGGTAATAATCATTATTTTCAAGTAGGAGATATCACAGCCTTAAGTACCGCTCTATTCGGCGCCTTAAAAAACACAAATGCAACTATTAACAACTCTAAATTAATGCATGAAAAATATAACTGGAATCTCATTGCTAAGGAGACAATAGAGGTTTATAAATCGATAAAAACTTAA
- a CDS encoding UDP-glucuronic acid decarboxylase family protein: MKKVLITGAAGFLGSHLCDRFLAEDYYVMGMDNFITGDQKNIQHLIGLENFEFIEHDVTKYIKIEGNLDCILHFASPASPIDYLKIPIQTLKVGSLGTHNLLGLAKAKNARILIASTSEVYGDPLVHPQTENYYGNVNTIGPRGVYDEAKRFQESITMAYHRFHGVETRIVRIFNTYGPRMRLNDGRVIPAFMGQALRGEDLTIFGDGMQTRSFCYVDDQVEGIYRLLLSDYSYPVNIGNPHEISIKDFAEEILGLTETTQKVIYKELPVDDPLQRQPDISLAKKLLNWEPKVDRKEGLNKTFEYFKTLSTEELYKSEHKDFKQHIKK; encoded by the coding sequence ATGAAAAAAGTATTAATAACTGGAGCCGCAGGGTTTTTAGGATCTCATTTATGTGATAGATTTCTTGCTGAAGACTATTATGTAATGGGTATGGACAACTTCATAACTGGTGATCAAAAAAATATTCAGCATTTGATAGGTTTAGAGAATTTTGAGTTTATTGAACATGATGTTACAAAATATATAAAAATTGAAGGCAATTTAGATTGTATTCTTCACTTCGCCTCACCTGCAAGTCCAATAGATTATCTTAAAATCCCAATTCAAACCTTAAAAGTGGGTTCTTTAGGTACTCATAACTTATTAGGGTTGGCTAAAGCTAAAAATGCTCGAATTCTTATTGCATCTACTTCTGAAGTTTATGGAGATCCATTAGTACATCCTCAAACGGAAAATTATTATGGAAATGTTAATACTATAGGGCCCCGTGGTGTATATGATGAAGCCAAGCGTTTTCAAGAATCTATAACCATGGCATATCATCGATTTCATGGTGTAGAAACACGTATTGTTCGTATATTTAACACCTATGGGCCACGTATGAGACTTAATGATGGACGAGTGATTCCTGCTTTTATGGGTCAGGCATTAAGAGGCGAAGATTTAACTATATTTGGTGATGGCATGCAAACACGCTCCTTTTGTTATGTAGATGATCAAGTAGAAGGTATTTACAGATTATTATTGAGTGATTATAGCTATCCAGTGAATATTGGTAACCCCCACGAAATATCCATAAAAGATTTTGCAGAAGAAATTTTAGGGTTAACAGAGACTACCCAAAAAGTAATATATAAAGAATTACCAGTAGATGATCCATTACAAAGGCAACCAGATATCAGTTTAGCAAAGAAACTTTTAAATTGGGAGCCAAAAGTAGATAGAAAAGAAGGTTTAAACAAAACGTTTGAATATTTTAAAACACTGTCTACTGAAGAGTTGTATAAAAGTGAACACAAGGATTTTAAACAGCATATAAAAAAATAA